The following proteins come from a genomic window of Gossypium raimondii isolate GPD5lz chromosome 5, ASM2569854v1, whole genome shotgun sequence:
- the LOC105770166 gene encoding probable pectin methyltransferase QUA2 isoform X3: MIITIIYGEFLFFHELSRDWIDRKVVYSTLLLYRRQLVLRYLSISSSVLTNKKVIKMSRPLHRGAPAIRVTSSSNDLLDSQVKEQTEKEEFDRNQSSHSRHRLTMLLLKSSLVVIVILAITGSFWWTLSISTSSRGHIFHSSRRLQEQLVSDLWDIGELSFGTSRMKEIEFCPGELENYIPCFNVSENLDSGFSDGNEYDRVCRQGSRQNCLVLPPMNYKIPLRWPTGRDIIWVANVKITGQEVFTSGSLTKRMMMLEEEQISFRSASLMFDGVEDYSHQIAEMIGLRNESNFIQAGIRTILDIGCGYGSFGAHLFSEQILTICIANYESSGSQVQLTLERGLPAMIGSFSSKQLPYPSLSFDLLHCARCGIDWDKKDGTFLIEVDRVLRPGGYFVWTSPLINVQSSLRNKEKQKRWNFVRDFAENLCWELMSQQDETVVWKKTSKKTCYNSRKSGSGPSICSKVQDVEFPYYRPLQNCIGGMHSRRWVPIEERATWPSRSNLNRSELALYGLHLDELNEDTANYRIIVRNYWSLLSPLIFSDHPKRPGDEDPSPPYNMLRNVLDMNARYGGLNAALLEARKSVWVMNVVPTTGPKYLPLILDRGYFGVLHDWCEAFPTYPRTYDMVHAEGLLSLESSQHWRCTMVDIFTEIDRMLRPEGWIIIRDTALLIDSARVLTRRLKWEARVIEIESNNDERLLICQKPFFKRQPS, encoded by the exons atgATTATTACGATCATATATggagagtttttattttttcacgaGCTTAGTCGTGATTGGATCGATAGAAAAGTCGTTTACTCAACACTCTTACTGTATCGAAGGCAACTTGTATTACGTTATCTTTCAATTTCCAGCTCAGTTCTTACGAACAAAAAG GTTATAAAAATGTCAAGGCCTCTGCACCGAGGTGCACCTGCAATACGGGTCACAAGCAGCAGCAATGATCTTTTGGACTCCCAAGTGAAAGAACAAACAGAAAAGGAAGAATTTGATAGAAACCAATCTTCCCACAG TCGCCATAGGTTAACAATGCTACTTTTGAAGTCAAGTTTAGTTGTGATTGTGATTCTTGCTATTACCGGTTCATTTTGGTGGACACTTTCCATTTCAACATCATCCAGAGGTCATATATTTCATAGTTCTAGGAGACTCCAAGAGCAGCTTGTTTCTGATTTGTGGGATATAGGGGAGCTTTCTTTTGGTACTTCAAggatgaaagaaatagaattttgTCCTGGAGAGTTGGAGAACTATATTCCCTGCTTTAATGTTTCGGAGAATCTCGATTCGGGTTTTTCGGATGGCAATGAGTATGATCGAGTATGCAGACAAGGGTCTAGACAAAATTGTCTAGTTCTTCCACCTATGAACTATAAAATTCCTCTAAGGTGGCCAACTGGGAGAGATATCATTTGGGTTGCAAATGTTAAAATCACTGGTCAAGAGGTGTTTACTTCAGGCAGTTTAACCAAGAG GATGATGATGTTGGAGGAAGAACAGATTTCCTTCCGTTCAGCATCACTCATGTTTGATGGTGTGGAAGACTATTCCCATCAGATTGCTGAGATGATTGGACTGAGAAATGAATCTAACTTCATACAAGCTGGG ATCCGGACCATCTTGGATATAGGATGTGGATATGGCAGCTTTGGAGCACATCTCTTTTCCGAACAGATCTTAACCATTTGCATTGCGAATTATGAGTCCTCGGGCAGTCAAGTCCAACTCACTCTCGAAAGGGGCCTTCCTGCAATGATTGGTTCTTTCAGTTCAAAACAGTTACCGTATCCATCTCTTTCTTTTGATTTGCTGCATTGTGCGCGCTGTGGTATTGACTGGGATAAAAAAG ACGGTACCTTCTTGATTGAAGTTGATAGAGTTCTAAGGCCGGGCGGGTACTTTGTGTGGACTTCACCTCTTATCAATGTTCAGAGTTCTCTTCGGAACAAAGAGAAACAGAAAAGGTGGAACTTTGTTCGTGATTTTGCAGAAAACCTATGCTGGGAATTGATGTCGCAACAAGATGAAACTGTTGTGTGGAAAAAGACCAGTAAAAAAACCTGTTATAACTCCCG GAAGTCTGGTTCGGGTCCTTCTATCTGTAGCAAAGTACAAGATGTTGAATTTCCGTATTATCGACCCCTTCAGAACTGTATAGGCGGAATGCATAGCCGCCGATGGGTCCCTATTGAGGAGAGGGCAACTTGGCCTTCTAGATCTAACTTAAACCGAAGTGAACTAGCTTTATATG GTCTACATTTGGATGAACTCAATGAGGATACTGCAAACTATAGGATAATTGTTCGTAATTACTGGTCTCTTCTATCACCGCTAATATTCTCTGACCATCCGAAGAGACCTGGCGACGAGGATCCTTCTCCACCTTATAACATGCTCAGGAATGTGTTAGACATGAATGCTCGCTATGGTGGTTTAAATGCTGCATTACTGGAAGCCAGGAAGTCTGTCTGGGTAATGAATGTAGTCCCAACAACTGGACCTAAGTACCTTCCCCTGATTCTTGACCGGGGCTATTTCGGTGTATTACATGATTG GTGTGAAGCATTTCCAACATATCCTAGAACTTACGATATGGTACATGCAGAAGGACTTCTATCTCTTGAGTCTAGTCAACATTGGAGGTGCACCATGGTTGATATATTCACTGAGATAGACCGGATGCTTCGTCCCGAG GGTTGGATAATAATCCGCGATACGGCTCTGCTTATTGACTCAGCTAGAGTTCTAACTAGGCGGTTGAAATGGGAAGCCCGTGTCATAGAAATCGAAAGTAACAACGACGAGAGACTCCTTATCTGTCAGAAACCCTTTTTCAAGAGACAACCAAGCTAA
- the LOC105770166 gene encoding probable pectin methyltransferase QUA2 isoform X2, whose protein sequence is MIITIIYGEFLFFHELSRDWIDRKVVYSTLLLYRRQLVLRYLSISSSVLTNKKVIKMSRPLHRGAPAIRVTSSSNDLLDSQVKEQTEKEEFDRNQSSHRSRHRLTMLLLKSSLVVIVILAITGSFWWTLSISTSSRGHIFHSSRRLQEQLVSDLWDIGELSFGTSRMKEIEFCPGELENYIPCFNVSENLDSGFSDGNEYDRVCRQGSRQNCLVLPPMNYKIPLRWPTGRDIIWVANVKITGQEVFTSGSLTKRMMMLEEEQISFRSASLMFDGVEDYSHQIAEMIGLRNESNFIQAGIRTILDIGCGYGSFGAHLFSEQILTICIANYESSGSQVQLTLERGLPAMIGSFSSKQLPYPSLSFDLLHCARCGIDWDKKDGTFLIEVDRVLRPGGYFVWTSPLINVQSSLRNKEKQKRWNFVRDFAENLCWELMSQQDETVVWKKTSKKTCYNSRKSGSGPSICSKVQDVEFPYYRPLQNCIGGMHSRRWVPIEERATWPSRSNLNRSELALYGLHLDELNEDTANYRIIVRNYWSLLSPLIFSDHPKRPGDEDPSPPYNMLRNVLDMNARYGGLNAALLEARKSVWVMNVVPTTGPKYLPLILDRGYFGVLHDWCEAFPTYPRTYDMVHAEGLLSLESSQHWRCTMVDIFTEIDRMLRPEGWIIIRDTALLIDSARVLTRRLKWEARVIEIESNNDERLLICQKPFFKRQPS, encoded by the exons atgATTATTACGATCATATATggagagtttttattttttcacgaGCTTAGTCGTGATTGGATCGATAGAAAAGTCGTTTACTCAACACTCTTACTGTATCGAAGGCAACTTGTATTACGTTATCTTTCAATTTCCAGCTCAGTTCTTACGAACAAAAAG GTTATAAAAATGTCAAGGCCTCTGCACCGAGGTGCACCTGCAATACGGGTCACAAGCAGCAGCAATGATCTTTTGGACTCCCAAGTGAAAGAACAAACAGAAAAGGAAGAATTTGATAGAAACCAATCTTCCCACAG AAGTCGCCATAGGTTAACAATGCTACTTTTGAAGTCAAGTTTAGTTGTGATTGTGATTCTTGCTATTACCGGTTCATTTTGGTGGACACTTTCCATTTCAACATCATCCAGAGGTCATATATTTCATAGTTCTAGGAGACTCCAAGAGCAGCTTGTTTCTGATTTGTGGGATATAGGGGAGCTTTCTTTTGGTACTTCAAggatgaaagaaatagaattttgTCCTGGAGAGTTGGAGAACTATATTCCCTGCTTTAATGTTTCGGAGAATCTCGATTCGGGTTTTTCGGATGGCAATGAGTATGATCGAGTATGCAGACAAGGGTCTAGACAAAATTGTCTAGTTCTTCCACCTATGAACTATAAAATTCCTCTAAGGTGGCCAACTGGGAGAGATATCATTTGGGTTGCAAATGTTAAAATCACTGGTCAAGAGGTGTTTACTTCAGGCAGTTTAACCAAGAG GATGATGATGTTGGAGGAAGAACAGATTTCCTTCCGTTCAGCATCACTCATGTTTGATGGTGTGGAAGACTATTCCCATCAGATTGCTGAGATGATTGGACTGAGAAATGAATCTAACTTCATACAAGCTGGG ATCCGGACCATCTTGGATATAGGATGTGGATATGGCAGCTTTGGAGCACATCTCTTTTCCGAACAGATCTTAACCATTTGCATTGCGAATTATGAGTCCTCGGGCAGTCAAGTCCAACTCACTCTCGAAAGGGGCCTTCCTGCAATGATTGGTTCTTTCAGTTCAAAACAGTTACCGTATCCATCTCTTTCTTTTGATTTGCTGCATTGTGCGCGCTGTGGTATTGACTGGGATAAAAAAG ACGGTACCTTCTTGATTGAAGTTGATAGAGTTCTAAGGCCGGGCGGGTACTTTGTGTGGACTTCACCTCTTATCAATGTTCAGAGTTCTCTTCGGAACAAAGAGAAACAGAAAAGGTGGAACTTTGTTCGTGATTTTGCAGAAAACCTATGCTGGGAATTGATGTCGCAACAAGATGAAACTGTTGTGTGGAAAAAGACCAGTAAAAAAACCTGTTATAACTCCCG GAAGTCTGGTTCGGGTCCTTCTATCTGTAGCAAAGTACAAGATGTTGAATTTCCGTATTATCGACCCCTTCAGAACTGTATAGGCGGAATGCATAGCCGCCGATGGGTCCCTATTGAGGAGAGGGCAACTTGGCCTTCTAGATCTAACTTAAACCGAAGTGAACTAGCTTTATATG GTCTACATTTGGATGAACTCAATGAGGATACTGCAAACTATAGGATAATTGTTCGTAATTACTGGTCTCTTCTATCACCGCTAATATTCTCTGACCATCCGAAGAGACCTGGCGACGAGGATCCTTCTCCACCTTATAACATGCTCAGGAATGTGTTAGACATGAATGCTCGCTATGGTGGTTTAAATGCTGCATTACTGGAAGCCAGGAAGTCTGTCTGGGTAATGAATGTAGTCCCAACAACTGGACCTAAGTACCTTCCCCTGATTCTTGACCGGGGCTATTTCGGTGTATTACATGATTG GTGTGAAGCATTTCCAACATATCCTAGAACTTACGATATGGTACATGCAGAAGGACTTCTATCTCTTGAGTCTAGTCAACATTGGAGGTGCACCATGGTTGATATATTCACTGAGATAGACCGGATGCTTCGTCCCGAG GGTTGGATAATAATCCGCGATACGGCTCTGCTTATTGACTCAGCTAGAGTTCTAACTAGGCGGTTGAAATGGGAAGCCCGTGTCATAGAAATCGAAAGTAACAACGACGAGAGACTCCTTATCTGTCAGAAACCCTTTTTCAAGAGACAACCAAGCTAA
- the LOC105770166 gene encoding probable pectin methyltransferase QUA2 isoform X1 has product MIITIIYGEFLFFHELSRDWIDRKVVYSTLLLYRRQLVLRYLSISSSVLTNKKVIKMSRPLHRGAPAIRVTSSSNDLLDSQVKEQTEKEEFDRNQSSHRFPFWSLFSDNSPLTKYDATDNGFASDPFTVGTPRSRHRLTMLLLKSSLVVIVILAITGSFWWTLSISTSSRGHIFHSSRRLQEQLVSDLWDIGELSFGTSRMKEIEFCPGELENYIPCFNVSENLDSGFSDGNEYDRVCRQGSRQNCLVLPPMNYKIPLRWPTGRDIIWVANVKITGQEVFTSGSLTKRMMMLEEEQISFRSASLMFDGVEDYSHQIAEMIGLRNESNFIQAGIRTILDIGCGYGSFGAHLFSEQILTICIANYESSGSQVQLTLERGLPAMIGSFSSKQLPYPSLSFDLLHCARCGIDWDKKDGTFLIEVDRVLRPGGYFVWTSPLINVQSSLRNKEKQKRWNFVRDFAENLCWELMSQQDETVVWKKTSKKTCYNSRKSGSGPSICSKVQDVEFPYYRPLQNCIGGMHSRRWVPIEERATWPSRSNLNRSELALYGLHLDELNEDTANYRIIVRNYWSLLSPLIFSDHPKRPGDEDPSPPYNMLRNVLDMNARYGGLNAALLEARKSVWVMNVVPTTGPKYLPLILDRGYFGVLHDWCEAFPTYPRTYDMVHAEGLLSLESSQHWRCTMVDIFTEIDRMLRPEGWIIIRDTALLIDSARVLTRRLKWEARVIEIESNNDERLLICQKPFFKRQPS; this is encoded by the exons atgATTATTACGATCATATATggagagtttttattttttcacgaGCTTAGTCGTGATTGGATCGATAGAAAAGTCGTTTACTCAACACTCTTACTGTATCGAAGGCAACTTGTATTACGTTATCTTTCAATTTCCAGCTCAGTTCTTACGAACAAAAAG GTTATAAAAATGTCAAGGCCTCTGCACCGAGGTGCACCTGCAATACGGGTCACAAGCAGCAGCAATGATCTTTTGGACTCCCAAGTGAAAGAACAAACAGAAAAGGAAGAATTTGATAGAAACCAATCTTCCCACAGGTTTCCTTTTTGGTCACTTTTTTCAGATAATTCTCCTCTTACTAAATACGATGCCACTGACAATGGTTTTGCATCTGATCCTTTCACTGTTGGAACCCCAAGAAGTCGCCATAGGTTAACAATGCTACTTTTGAAGTCAAGTTTAGTTGTGATTGTGATTCTTGCTATTACCGGTTCATTTTGGTGGACACTTTCCATTTCAACATCATCCAGAGGTCATATATTTCATAGTTCTAGGAGACTCCAAGAGCAGCTTGTTTCTGATTTGTGGGATATAGGGGAGCTTTCTTTTGGTACTTCAAggatgaaagaaatagaattttgTCCTGGAGAGTTGGAGAACTATATTCCCTGCTTTAATGTTTCGGAGAATCTCGATTCGGGTTTTTCGGATGGCAATGAGTATGATCGAGTATGCAGACAAGGGTCTAGACAAAATTGTCTAGTTCTTCCACCTATGAACTATAAAATTCCTCTAAGGTGGCCAACTGGGAGAGATATCATTTGGGTTGCAAATGTTAAAATCACTGGTCAAGAGGTGTTTACTTCAGGCAGTTTAACCAAGAG GATGATGATGTTGGAGGAAGAACAGATTTCCTTCCGTTCAGCATCACTCATGTTTGATGGTGTGGAAGACTATTCCCATCAGATTGCTGAGATGATTGGACTGAGAAATGAATCTAACTTCATACAAGCTGGG ATCCGGACCATCTTGGATATAGGATGTGGATATGGCAGCTTTGGAGCACATCTCTTTTCCGAACAGATCTTAACCATTTGCATTGCGAATTATGAGTCCTCGGGCAGTCAAGTCCAACTCACTCTCGAAAGGGGCCTTCCTGCAATGATTGGTTCTTTCAGTTCAAAACAGTTACCGTATCCATCTCTTTCTTTTGATTTGCTGCATTGTGCGCGCTGTGGTATTGACTGGGATAAAAAAG ACGGTACCTTCTTGATTGAAGTTGATAGAGTTCTAAGGCCGGGCGGGTACTTTGTGTGGACTTCACCTCTTATCAATGTTCAGAGTTCTCTTCGGAACAAAGAGAAACAGAAAAGGTGGAACTTTGTTCGTGATTTTGCAGAAAACCTATGCTGGGAATTGATGTCGCAACAAGATGAAACTGTTGTGTGGAAAAAGACCAGTAAAAAAACCTGTTATAACTCCCG GAAGTCTGGTTCGGGTCCTTCTATCTGTAGCAAAGTACAAGATGTTGAATTTCCGTATTATCGACCCCTTCAGAACTGTATAGGCGGAATGCATAGCCGCCGATGGGTCCCTATTGAGGAGAGGGCAACTTGGCCTTCTAGATCTAACTTAAACCGAAGTGAACTAGCTTTATATG GTCTACATTTGGATGAACTCAATGAGGATACTGCAAACTATAGGATAATTGTTCGTAATTACTGGTCTCTTCTATCACCGCTAATATTCTCTGACCATCCGAAGAGACCTGGCGACGAGGATCCTTCTCCACCTTATAACATGCTCAGGAATGTGTTAGACATGAATGCTCGCTATGGTGGTTTAAATGCTGCATTACTGGAAGCCAGGAAGTCTGTCTGGGTAATGAATGTAGTCCCAACAACTGGACCTAAGTACCTTCCCCTGATTCTTGACCGGGGCTATTTCGGTGTATTACATGATTG GTGTGAAGCATTTCCAACATATCCTAGAACTTACGATATGGTACATGCAGAAGGACTTCTATCTCTTGAGTCTAGTCAACATTGGAGGTGCACCATGGTTGATATATTCACTGAGATAGACCGGATGCTTCGTCCCGAG GGTTGGATAATAATCCGCGATACGGCTCTGCTTATTGACTCAGCTAGAGTTCTAACTAGGCGGTTGAAATGGGAAGCCCGTGTCATAGAAATCGAAAGTAACAACGACGAGAGACTCCTTATCTGTCAGAAACCCTTTTTCAAGAGACAACCAAGCTAA
- the LOC105770166 gene encoding probable pectin methyltransferase QUA2 isoform X4 has translation MILNGNELTLYYFQVIKMSRPLHRGAPAIRVTSSSNDLLDSQVKEQTEKEEFDRNQSSHRFPFWSLFSDNSPLTKYDATDNGFASDPFTVGTPRSRHRLTMLLLKSSLVVIVILAITGSFWWTLSISTSSRGHIFHSSRRLQEQLVSDLWDIGELSFGTSRMKEIEFCPGELENYIPCFNVSENLDSGFSDGNEYDRVCRQGSRQNCLVLPPMNYKIPLRWPTGRDIIWVANVKITGQEVFTSGSLTKRMMMLEEEQISFRSASLMFDGVEDYSHQIAEMIGLRNESNFIQAGIRTILDIGCGYGSFGAHLFSEQILTICIANYESSGSQVQLTLERGLPAMIGSFSSKQLPYPSLSFDLLHCARCGIDWDKKDGTFLIEVDRVLRPGGYFVWTSPLINVQSSLRNKEKQKRWNFVRDFAENLCWELMSQQDETVVWKKTSKKTCYNSRKSGSGPSICSKVQDVEFPYYRPLQNCIGGMHSRRWVPIEERATWPSRSNLNRSELALYGLHLDELNEDTANYRIIVRNYWSLLSPLIFSDHPKRPGDEDPSPPYNMLRNVLDMNARYGGLNAALLEARKSVWVMNVVPTTGPKYLPLILDRGYFGVLHDWCEAFPTYPRTYDMVHAEGLLSLESSQHWRCTMVDIFTEIDRMLRPEGWIIIRDTALLIDSARVLTRRLKWEARVIEIESNNDERLLICQKPFFKRQPS, from the exons atgattttgaaTGGTAATGAGCTCACCCTTTATTACTTTCAG GTTATAAAAATGTCAAGGCCTCTGCACCGAGGTGCACCTGCAATACGGGTCACAAGCAGCAGCAATGATCTTTTGGACTCCCAAGTGAAAGAACAAACAGAAAAGGAAGAATTTGATAGAAACCAATCTTCCCACAGGTTTCCTTTTTGGTCACTTTTTTCAGATAATTCTCCTCTTACTAAATACGATGCCACTGACAATGGTTTTGCATCTGATCCTTTCACTGTTGGAACCCCAAGAAGTCGCCATAGGTTAACAATGCTACTTTTGAAGTCAAGTTTAGTTGTGATTGTGATTCTTGCTATTACCGGTTCATTTTGGTGGACACTTTCCATTTCAACATCATCCAGAGGTCATATATTTCATAGTTCTAGGAGACTCCAAGAGCAGCTTGTTTCTGATTTGTGGGATATAGGGGAGCTTTCTTTTGGTACTTCAAggatgaaagaaatagaattttgTCCTGGAGAGTTGGAGAACTATATTCCCTGCTTTAATGTTTCGGAGAATCTCGATTCGGGTTTTTCGGATGGCAATGAGTATGATCGAGTATGCAGACAAGGGTCTAGACAAAATTGTCTAGTTCTTCCACCTATGAACTATAAAATTCCTCTAAGGTGGCCAACTGGGAGAGATATCATTTGGGTTGCAAATGTTAAAATCACTGGTCAAGAGGTGTTTACTTCAGGCAGTTTAACCAAGAG GATGATGATGTTGGAGGAAGAACAGATTTCCTTCCGTTCAGCATCACTCATGTTTGATGGTGTGGAAGACTATTCCCATCAGATTGCTGAGATGATTGGACTGAGAAATGAATCTAACTTCATACAAGCTGGG ATCCGGACCATCTTGGATATAGGATGTGGATATGGCAGCTTTGGAGCACATCTCTTTTCCGAACAGATCTTAACCATTTGCATTGCGAATTATGAGTCCTCGGGCAGTCAAGTCCAACTCACTCTCGAAAGGGGCCTTCCTGCAATGATTGGTTCTTTCAGTTCAAAACAGTTACCGTATCCATCTCTTTCTTTTGATTTGCTGCATTGTGCGCGCTGTGGTATTGACTGGGATAAAAAAG ACGGTACCTTCTTGATTGAAGTTGATAGAGTTCTAAGGCCGGGCGGGTACTTTGTGTGGACTTCACCTCTTATCAATGTTCAGAGTTCTCTTCGGAACAAAGAGAAACAGAAAAGGTGGAACTTTGTTCGTGATTTTGCAGAAAACCTATGCTGGGAATTGATGTCGCAACAAGATGAAACTGTTGTGTGGAAAAAGACCAGTAAAAAAACCTGTTATAACTCCCG GAAGTCTGGTTCGGGTCCTTCTATCTGTAGCAAAGTACAAGATGTTGAATTTCCGTATTATCGACCCCTTCAGAACTGTATAGGCGGAATGCATAGCCGCCGATGGGTCCCTATTGAGGAGAGGGCAACTTGGCCTTCTAGATCTAACTTAAACCGAAGTGAACTAGCTTTATATG GTCTACATTTGGATGAACTCAATGAGGATACTGCAAACTATAGGATAATTGTTCGTAATTACTGGTCTCTTCTATCACCGCTAATATTCTCTGACCATCCGAAGAGACCTGGCGACGAGGATCCTTCTCCACCTTATAACATGCTCAGGAATGTGTTAGACATGAATGCTCGCTATGGTGGTTTAAATGCTGCATTACTGGAAGCCAGGAAGTCTGTCTGGGTAATGAATGTAGTCCCAACAACTGGACCTAAGTACCTTCCCCTGATTCTTGACCGGGGCTATTTCGGTGTATTACATGATTG GTGTGAAGCATTTCCAACATATCCTAGAACTTACGATATGGTACATGCAGAAGGACTTCTATCTCTTGAGTCTAGTCAACATTGGAGGTGCACCATGGTTGATATATTCACTGAGATAGACCGGATGCTTCGTCCCGAG GGTTGGATAATAATCCGCGATACGGCTCTGCTTATTGACTCAGCTAGAGTTCTAACTAGGCGGTTGAAATGGGAAGCCCGTGTCATAGAAATCGAAAGTAACAACGACGAGAGACTCCTTATCTGTCAGAAACCCTTTTTCAAGAGACAACCAAGCTAA
- the LOC105770166 gene encoding probable pectin methyltransferase QUA2 isoform X5 → MVIKMSRPLHRGAPAIRVTSSSNDLLDSQVKEQTEKEEFDRNQSSHRFPFWSLFSDNSPLTKYDATDNGFASDPFTVGTPRSRHRLTMLLLKSSLVVIVILAITGSFWWTLSISTSSRGHIFHSSRRLQEQLVSDLWDIGELSFGTSRMKEIEFCPGELENYIPCFNVSENLDSGFSDGNEYDRVCRQGSRQNCLVLPPMNYKIPLRWPTGRDIIWVANVKITGQEVFTSGSLTKRMMMLEEEQISFRSASLMFDGVEDYSHQIAEMIGLRNESNFIQAGIRTILDIGCGYGSFGAHLFSEQILTICIANYESSGSQVQLTLERGLPAMIGSFSSKQLPYPSLSFDLLHCARCGIDWDKKDGTFLIEVDRVLRPGGYFVWTSPLINVQSSLRNKEKQKRWNFVRDFAENLCWELMSQQDETVVWKKTSKKTCYNSRKSGSGPSICSKVQDVEFPYYRPLQNCIGGMHSRRWVPIEERATWPSRSNLNRSELALYGLHLDELNEDTANYRIIVRNYWSLLSPLIFSDHPKRPGDEDPSPPYNMLRNVLDMNARYGGLNAALLEARKSVWVMNVVPTTGPKYLPLILDRGYFGVLHDWCEAFPTYPRTYDMVHAEGLLSLESSQHWRCTMVDIFTEIDRMLRPEGWIIIRDTALLIDSARVLTRRLKWEARVIEIESNNDERLLICQKPFFKRQPS, encoded by the exons aTG GTTATAAAAATGTCAAGGCCTCTGCACCGAGGTGCACCTGCAATACGGGTCACAAGCAGCAGCAATGATCTTTTGGACTCCCAAGTGAAAGAACAAACAGAAAAGGAAGAATTTGATAGAAACCAATCTTCCCACAGGTTTCCTTTTTGGTCACTTTTTTCAGATAATTCTCCTCTTACTAAATACGATGCCACTGACAATGGTTTTGCATCTGATCCTTTCACTGTTGGAACCCCAAGAAGTCGCCATAGGTTAACAATGCTACTTTTGAAGTCAAGTTTAGTTGTGATTGTGATTCTTGCTATTACCGGTTCATTTTGGTGGACACTTTCCATTTCAACATCATCCAGAGGTCATATATTTCATAGTTCTAGGAGACTCCAAGAGCAGCTTGTTTCTGATTTGTGGGATATAGGGGAGCTTTCTTTTGGTACTTCAAggatgaaagaaatagaattttgTCCTGGAGAGTTGGAGAACTATATTCCCTGCTTTAATGTTTCGGAGAATCTCGATTCGGGTTTTTCGGATGGCAATGAGTATGATCGAGTATGCAGACAAGGGTCTAGACAAAATTGTCTAGTTCTTCCACCTATGAACTATAAAATTCCTCTAAGGTGGCCAACTGGGAGAGATATCATTTGGGTTGCAAATGTTAAAATCACTGGTCAAGAGGTGTTTACTTCAGGCAGTTTAACCAAGAG GATGATGATGTTGGAGGAAGAACAGATTTCCTTCCGTTCAGCATCACTCATGTTTGATGGTGTGGAAGACTATTCCCATCAGATTGCTGAGATGATTGGACTGAGAAATGAATCTAACTTCATACAAGCTGGG ATCCGGACCATCTTGGATATAGGATGTGGATATGGCAGCTTTGGAGCACATCTCTTTTCCGAACAGATCTTAACCATTTGCATTGCGAATTATGAGTCCTCGGGCAGTCAAGTCCAACTCACTCTCGAAAGGGGCCTTCCTGCAATGATTGGTTCTTTCAGTTCAAAACAGTTACCGTATCCATCTCTTTCTTTTGATTTGCTGCATTGTGCGCGCTGTGGTATTGACTGGGATAAAAAAG ACGGTACCTTCTTGATTGAAGTTGATAGAGTTCTAAGGCCGGGCGGGTACTTTGTGTGGACTTCACCTCTTATCAATGTTCAGAGTTCTCTTCGGAACAAAGAGAAACAGAAAAGGTGGAACTTTGTTCGTGATTTTGCAGAAAACCTATGCTGGGAATTGATGTCGCAACAAGATGAAACTGTTGTGTGGAAAAAGACCAGTAAAAAAACCTGTTATAACTCCCG GAAGTCTGGTTCGGGTCCTTCTATCTGTAGCAAAGTACAAGATGTTGAATTTCCGTATTATCGACCCCTTCAGAACTGTATAGGCGGAATGCATAGCCGCCGATGGGTCCCTATTGAGGAGAGGGCAACTTGGCCTTCTAGATCTAACTTAAACCGAAGTGAACTAGCTTTATATG GTCTACATTTGGATGAACTCAATGAGGATACTGCAAACTATAGGATAATTGTTCGTAATTACTGGTCTCTTCTATCACCGCTAATATTCTCTGACCATCCGAAGAGACCTGGCGACGAGGATCCTTCTCCACCTTATAACATGCTCAGGAATGTGTTAGACATGAATGCTCGCTATGGTGGTTTAAATGCTGCATTACTGGAAGCCAGGAAGTCTGTCTGGGTAATGAATGTAGTCCCAACAACTGGACCTAAGTACCTTCCCCTGATTCTTGACCGGGGCTATTTCGGTGTATTACATGATTG GTGTGAAGCATTTCCAACATATCCTAGAACTTACGATATGGTACATGCAGAAGGACTTCTATCTCTTGAGTCTAGTCAACATTGGAGGTGCACCATGGTTGATATATTCACTGAGATAGACCGGATGCTTCGTCCCGAG GGTTGGATAATAATCCGCGATACGGCTCTGCTTATTGACTCAGCTAGAGTTCTAACTAGGCGGTTGAAATGGGAAGCCCGTGTCATAGAAATCGAAAGTAACAACGACGAGAGACTCCTTATCTGTCAGAAACCCTTTTTCAAGAGACAACCAAGCTAA